Proteins from a genomic interval of Equus quagga isolate Etosha38 chromosome 11, UCLA_HA_Equagga_1.0, whole genome shotgun sequence:
- the SLC35G6 gene encoding solute carrier family 35 member G6 — protein sequence MAGALMGPGPLTQEKRRKSKERWVPAPSLAFALPQAGSHPYFNLSDFTQPSPPSTPPSLPSHQRCRPSNATKGLLMALLGGGLPAGFVGPFSRMAYQASHLPSLELLICRCLFHLPIALLLKLRGDPLLGPPDVRGRACLHALLNVLSIGCAYSAVQVVPPGNAATVRKGSSTVCSALLALCLESQGLSGYDWCGLLGSTLGLIIIVGPGLGTLQEGTTGLYTALGYVLAFLSGLALSLGLLVYRSLNFPSCLPTVAFLFGLVGLAVSVPALFVLQTPILPNDLLSWTCVGAVGILALVSFVCVSYAVTKAHPALVCAVLHSEVVVALMLQYYVLYENVAPSDIMGAGVVLGSIAIITAQNLSCEREGQVEE from the exons ATGGCTGGAGCTCTCATGGGTCCAGGCCCCCTGacccaggagaagaggaggaagtccAAGGAAAGATG ggtcccagcccccagcctggcaTTTGCCTTGCCCCAG GCTGGCAGTCACCCCTACTTCAACCTGTCCGACTTCACCCAGCCATCGCCGCCCTCCACTCCGCCCAGCCTCCCCTCGCATCAGCGCTGCCGGCCCTCCAATGCCACCAAGGGCCTGCTCATGGCCCTGCTGGGTGGGGGCCTGCCCGCTGGCTTCGTGGGCCCCTTCTCCCGTATGGCTTACCAGGCCTCCCACTTACCCTCGCTGGAGCTGCTCATCTGTCGATGCCTCTTCCACCTCCCCATTGCCTTGCTACTTAAACTGCGTGGCGACCCACTGTTGGGACCTCCCGATGTTCGGGGCCGGGCCTGCCTCCACGCCCTGCTCAACGTCCTCAGCATTGGATGCGCCTACAGTGCGGTTCAGGTGGTGCCCCCTGGCAACGCTGCCACTGTCCGCAAAGGTTCTTCCACCGTGTGCTCTGCCCTCCTCGCCCTCTGCCTCGAGAGCCAGGGTCTCAGCGGCTACGATTGGTGTGGCCTGTTGGGCAGCACCCTGGGACTAATCATCATTGTGGGACCTGGACTAGGGACGCTGCAGGAGGGGACCACGGGCCTCTACACCGCCCTGGGCTATGTGCTCGCTTTCCTGAGTGGCCTGGCACTGTCCCTAGGGCTTCTAGTGTATCGCTCCCTGAACTTCCCCTCCTGCCTACCAACAGTGGCCTTCCTGTTTGGCTTGGTGGGGCTAGCAGTCTCCGTGCCAGCCCTCTTTGTGCTGCAGACCCCCATACTGCCCAATGATCTTCTGAGTTGGACCtgtgtgggggcagtggggatCCTTGCCCTGGtctcctttgtgtgtgtgagctATGCGGTCACCAAGGCCCACCCTGCCCTAGTGTGTGCCGTCCTGCACTCCGAGGTGGTGGTGGCCCTGATGCTGCAGTATTATGTGCTCTATGAGAATGTGGCACCTTCTGACATCATGGGGGCAGGGGTGGTGTTGGGTAGCATTGCCATCATCACTGCCCAGAACCTCAGCTGTGAGAGGGAAGGGCAGGTGGAGGAGTGA